The following coding sequences lie in one Streptomyces venezuelae genomic window:
- a CDS encoding ABC transporter substrate-binding protein encodes MRSSTFRRSRRPRRLVAYAATAALATSLLAACSSDDEGGSAGDGKITLNVGTFGVLGLKQAGLYDEYEKSHPNITIKENVIERNDAYYPKLLTQLQSGAGVNDVAAIEVSNITEVVQTQGAKFEDLGKAKGVDKSTYLDWKWKQATTEDGKTIGLGVDIGPTALCYRKDLFEKAGLPTDREKLAKEWAGDWDKYVALGKKYMEKAPKGTKFVDSASSVYNAVFAGATERYYDKSGKEIYEDSQGRKDAWDAAMKVAQGDMSAKLKQFDPTWDQGFANARFATVACPAWMAGYIQEKGGAEGKGQWDMAKAPTDGNWGGTFLGVPSAGKHKKEATELAVWLTQPEQLAKVFAKQASFPSTPSAYDTLKPSAATKAYFNDAPITEIFADIAKNTPSAVYGIKDAQIGQSITDIGVLQVEQQGKSPDEGWEAAQKEIKDVLGQ; translated from the coding sequence ATGCGCAGCAGCACTTTCCGCCGGTCCCGCAGGCCCCGTCGGCTCGTCGCGTACGCGGCCACGGCCGCGCTGGCCACGAGCCTGCTCGCCGCTTGTTCGAGCGACGACGAAGGCGGCTCGGCGGGCGACGGCAAGATCACGCTCAACGTCGGCACGTTCGGTGTGCTGGGCCTGAAGCAGGCCGGTCTCTACGACGAGTACGAGAAGTCGCACCCGAACATCACGATCAAAGAGAACGTGATCGAGCGGAACGACGCCTATTACCCGAAGCTGCTCACCCAGCTGCAGTCCGGCGCGGGCGTCAACGACGTCGCGGCCATAGAGGTCAGCAACATCACCGAGGTCGTGCAGACGCAGGGCGCCAAGTTCGAGGACCTCGGCAAGGCGAAGGGCGTGGACAAGTCCACGTACCTCGACTGGAAGTGGAAGCAGGCGACGACCGAGGACGGCAAGACGATCGGCCTCGGCGTCGACATCGGCCCGACCGCGCTCTGCTACCGCAAGGACCTCTTCGAGAAGGCCGGTCTCCCCACCGACCGCGAGAAGCTCGCGAAGGAGTGGGCGGGCGACTGGGACAAGTACGTCGCGCTCGGCAAGAAGTACATGGAGAAGGCGCCGAAGGGCACCAAGTTCGTCGACTCCGCCTCCAGCGTCTACAACGCCGTCTTCGCCGGTGCCACCGAGCGGTACTACGACAAGAGCGGCAAGGAGATCTACGAGGACAGCCAGGGCCGCAAGGACGCCTGGGACGCGGCGATGAAGGTCGCGCAGGGCGACATGTCCGCCAAGCTGAAGCAGTTCGACCCGACGTGGGACCAGGGCTTCGCCAACGCCAGGTTCGCCACGGTGGCCTGCCCCGCCTGGATGGCCGGGTACATCCAGGAGAAGGGCGGCGCGGAGGGCAAGGGTCAGTGGGACATGGCCAAGGCCCCGACCGACGGCAACTGGGGCGGCACGTTCCTCGGTGTGCCGAGCGCGGGCAAGCACAAGAAGGAGGCGACCGAGCTCGCCGTCTGGCTGACGCAGCCCGAGCAGCTCGCCAAGGTCTTCGCCAAGCAGGCGAGTTTCCCGTCGACCCCGTCGGCGTACGACACGCTGAAGCCGTCGGCGGCCACCAAGGCGTACTTCAACGACGCGCCCATCACGGAGATCTTCGCCGACATCGCGAAGAACACCCCTTCGGCGGTCTACGGCATCAAGGATGCCCAGATCGGCCAGTCCATCACGGACATCGGTGTGCTCCAGGTGGAGCAGCAGGGCAAGTCTCCCGATGAGGGCTGGGAGGCGGCCCAGAAGGAGATCAAGGATGTTCTGGGACAGTGA
- a CDS encoding carbohydrate ABC transporter permease, translating to MSETAEYAETAPPGKGDAAPAATGSKTSRTPSPWRSRLYRWDIKASPYVFVAPFFLFFGAFGLFPLLYTGWASLHRLELTNLDDSTWLGLDNYTNLLQSEYFWNALGNTFTIGVISTVPQLAIALGIAHLLNYKLRGSTLWRVAMLAPYATSVASASLVFTLLFAWDGGMVNWLIGSVGFDPVNWRESSWGSQFAVSSIVIWRWTGYNALIYLAAMQAVPHDLYESAALDGASRWQQFRHVTIPMLRPTILFTVVVSTIGATQLFGEPLLFGGTAGSKGGADHQFQTLGLYLYDQGWINGHLGRASAVAWLMLVILLLIAAVNMLIARRLRKDR from the coding sequence GTGTCCGAGACCGCTGAGTACGCCGAGACCGCGCCCCCCGGCAAGGGGGACGCGGCCCCGGCCGCGACCGGGAGCAAGACCTCCCGTACGCCGTCGCCGTGGCGCAGCCGCCTGTACCGCTGGGACATCAAGGCGTCGCCGTACGTCTTCGTCGCGCCGTTCTTCCTCTTCTTCGGCGCCTTCGGCCTCTTCCCGCTCCTCTACACCGGCTGGGCCTCGCTGCACCGCCTAGAGCTCACCAACCTCGACGACAGCACCTGGCTCGGCCTGGACAACTACACGAACCTGCTCCAGAGCGAGTACTTCTGGAACGCGCTCGGCAACACCTTCACCATCGGCGTCATCTCCACCGTCCCCCAGCTGGCCATCGCGCTCGGCATCGCGCACCTGCTCAACTACAAGCTGCGCGGCTCCACCCTGTGGCGGGTCGCGATGCTCGCCCCGTACGCGACGTCCGTGGCGAGCGCCTCCCTGGTCTTCACACTGCTGTTCGCGTGGGACGGCGGCATGGTCAACTGGCTGATCGGGTCGGTCGGCTTCGACCCCGTCAACTGGCGTGAATCGTCGTGGGGTTCGCAGTTCGCGGTGTCGTCGATCGTCATCTGGCGCTGGACCGGGTACAACGCGCTGATCTACCTGGCGGCGATGCAGGCCGTGCCGCACGACCTGTACGAGTCGGCCGCGCTGGACGGCGCCTCGCGCTGGCAGCAGTTCCGGCACGTGACGATCCCGATGCTGCGGCCGACGATCCTGTTCACGGTCGTCGTGTCCACGATCGGCGCGACCCAGCTCTTCGGCGAGCCATTGCTGTTCGGCGGCACGGCCGGGTCGAAGGGCGGCGCCGACCACCAGTTCCAGACCTTGGGGCTCTATCTGTACGACCAGGGCTGGATCAACGGCCACTTGGGGCGCGCGTCGGCCGTCGCCTGGCTGATGCTCGTGATCCTGCTGCTCATCGCCGCGGTCAACATGCTGATCGCCCGACGCCTGAGGAAGGACCGATGA
- a CDS encoding carbohydrate ABC transporter permease, whose amino-acid sequence MKTRTVVPKGKARPLGRKAGRTMHAGPFTYVVLALFTAVSLAPLIWTAVAASRTSGRLAQTPPPLWFGGNLFKNLERAWTEASLGDAMLNTTIVAGSITIGTVLFSTVAGFAFAKLKFRFSGALLLLTIGTMMVPPQLSVVPLYLWVADLQWTNQLQAVILPTFVSAFGVFFMRQYLLQALPGELIEAARMDGASSLRIIWHVVFPAARPAMAVLGLLTFVMAWNDFLWPIIALNQSNPTVQVALNSLGTGYIPDRAVIMAGALLGTLPLLLAFILFGKQIVSGIMQGAVKG is encoded by the coding sequence ATGAAGACGCGCACGGTGGTGCCGAAGGGCAAGGCGCGTCCCCTCGGCCGGAAGGCCGGCCGGACGATGCACGCGGGCCCCTTCACCTACGTGGTCCTCGCGCTGTTCACGGCGGTCTCGCTGGCGCCCCTGATCTGGACGGCCGTCGCCGCCTCGCGCACGAGCGGGCGGCTCGCCCAGACGCCGCCGCCCCTGTGGTTCGGCGGCAACCTGTTCAAGAACCTCGAACGGGCGTGGACGGAGGCGAGCCTCGGCGACGCGATGCTGAACACCACCATCGTGGCGGGCAGCATCACCATCGGCACGGTCCTGTTCTCCACCGTCGCCGGATTCGCCTTCGCCAAACTGAAGTTCAGGTTCAGCGGGGCGCTGCTCCTGCTGACCATCGGCACGATGATGGTGCCGCCGCAGCTCAGCGTCGTACCGCTGTACCTGTGGGTCGCGGACCTCCAGTGGACCAACCAGCTCCAGGCCGTCATCCTGCCGACGTTCGTGAGCGCGTTCGGGGTCTTCTTCATGCGGCAGTACCTGCTGCAGGCCCTGCCCGGCGAGCTGATCGAGGCGGCGCGGATGGACGGGGCGAGCAGCCTGCGGATCATCTGGCACGTGGTGTTCCCCGCGGCGCGGCCCGCGATGGCGGTCCTCGGGCTGCTGACGTTCGTCATGGCGTGGAACGACTTCCTGTGGCCGATCATCGCGCTGAACCAGTCGAACCCGACGGTGCAGGTGGCACTCAACTCCCTCGGCACGGGGTACATCCCCGACCGGGCCGTCATCATGGCGGGCGCGCTGCTCGGCACGCTGCCGCTGCTGCTCGCGTTCATCCTGTTCGGCAAGCAGATCGTGAGCGGCATCATGCAGGGCGCGGTCAAGGGCTGA
- a CDS encoding GH1 family beta-glucosidase: MPEPITFPADFLWGAATSAYQIEGAVREDGRTPSIWDTFSHTPGRTAGGDTGDVAVEHYHRYRDDVALMAELGLNAYRFSVSWSRVQPTGRGPAVQRGLDFYRRLVDELLTRGIRPALTLYHWDLPQELEDAGGWPVRETAYRFAEYAGIVAEALGDRVSSWITLNEPWCSAFLGYGSGVHAPGRTDPAAALHAAHHLNLAHGLGTQALRAALPARAQVAVSLNSAVVRAVSDDPRDQDARRRIDNLANGIFHGPMLHGAYPADLFADTARVTDWSCVRDGDLSAAHQPLDALGLNYYTPSLVSAAPEGPGSRHADGHGASDHSPWPGSDDVAFHQTPGERTEMGWTIDPAGLHELIMRYAHEAPGLPLYITENGAAYDDKPDPEGRVHDPERIAYLHKHLAAVRRAIADGADVRGYYLWSLMDNFEWSYGYGKRFGAVYVDYATQVRTPKSSAHWYASVAGAGELPREYAAD; encoded by the coding sequence ATGCCTGAACCCATTACGTTTCCGGCCGACTTCCTCTGGGGCGCGGCCACCTCCGCGTACCAGATCGAGGGCGCCGTGCGCGAGGACGGCCGCACGCCCTCCATCTGGGACACCTTCAGTCACACGCCGGGCCGCACCGCGGGCGGCGACACCGGCGACGTCGCCGTCGAGCACTACCACCGCTACCGCGACGACGTGGCGCTCATGGCGGAGCTCGGCCTGAACGCCTACCGGTTCTCCGTCTCCTGGTCGCGCGTGCAGCCCACCGGGCGCGGCCCCGCCGTCCAGCGCGGCCTGGACTTCTACCGGCGCCTGGTCGACGAGCTGCTCACCCGGGGCATCCGGCCCGCCCTGACCCTCTACCACTGGGACCTGCCGCAGGAGCTGGAGGACGCGGGCGGCTGGCCGGTGCGCGAGACCGCGTACCGGTTCGCCGAGTACGCGGGCATCGTCGCCGAGGCGCTCGGCGACCGCGTCTCCTCCTGGATCACGCTCAACGAGCCCTGGTGCAGCGCCTTCCTGGGGTACGGCTCCGGCGTGCACGCCCCCGGCCGCACCGACCCGGCGGCCGCCCTGCACGCCGCCCACCATCTGAACCTCGCGCACGGCCTGGGCACGCAGGCGCTGCGCGCCGCCCTGCCGGCCCGCGCCCAGGTCGCGGTGAGCCTCAACTCCGCGGTGGTCAGGGCGGTCTCGGACGACCCGCGGGACCAGGACGCACGGCGGCGCATCGACAACCTGGCCAACGGCATCTTCCACGGCCCGATGCTGCACGGCGCCTACCCCGCCGACCTGTTCGCGGACACCGCACGGGTCACCGACTGGTCCTGCGTGCGCGACGGCGACCTGTCCGCCGCGCACCAGCCGCTGGACGCGCTGGGCCTCAACTACTACACGCCGTCGCTGGTGTCGGCGGCCCCGGAAGGCCCCGGGAGCCGGCACGCCGACGGCCACGGGGCGAGCGACCACTCCCCCTGGCCAGGCTCCGACGACGTCGCCTTCCACCAGACGCCGGGCGAGCGCACCGAGATGGGCTGGACCATCGACCCGGCCGGACTGCACGAGCTGATCATGCGGTACGCGCACGAGGCACCGGGGCTCCCGCTGTACATCACGGAGAACGGCGCGGCGTATGACGACAAGCCCGACCCGGAGGGCCGCGTCCACGACCCGGAGCGCATCGCCTACCTGCACAAACACCTGGCGGCGGTCCGGCGGGCCATCGCCGACGGCGCGGACGTCCGCGGCTACTACCTCTGGTCGCTCATGGACAACTTCGAGTGGTCCTACGGCTACGGCAAGCGCTTCGGCGCGGTGTACGTCGACTACGCGACGCAGGTCCGCACGCCGAAGTCGAGCGCCCACTGGTACGCGTCGGTCGCGGGCGCCGGGGAGCTGCCGCGCGAGTACGCCGCGGACTGA
- the aspT gene encoding aspartate-alanine antiporter: MGVLRDHPEFALFICLALGYLVGKVRVGPITLGGICGTLIVSLLLGAWAKVVVSDDVKTIFFALFIFSLGYLAGPQFFSHLNRESLRFFALCGIELVCVLGIAFGLAKAFDLDVGTASGILAGAATESAVVGTATEAIGKLDGLTPDQITQYQGHVATAYTVCYLFGLITIVLYTSQIMPMMLRINLRDASRELWEKMRGSGGGLEPDERQALPGMVGRTYLVTTADGGTVGDLESDLDGRVTVEAVKRGSKNLTPAPGLALTLSDLVLVVGRRANVIESGQLIGPETPGIPGVDTPLATAQVAVTDKSSDGMSVDDLQREHPEFIKDGVYVTDVLRGDQHLPAAGGTTVHRGDVLTLVGARSGLNKLVARIGSVVRNDATDFIYLGLGIAAGSLLGQVVVHFGDVPMSLGTGGGCLISGLLFGWFRSRKQTFGAFPPQAANTLKDMGLAIFIACTGLVSGPQAWPLLKEYGALLPFAGIAMVLVPATISLLVGRKLLKIEKPLLIGAIAGQQCSTPAITSVTQVAQSSVPLLGYTITYALSNFLLPLTGPILVGVLGA; encoded by the coding sequence GTGGGTGTACTCCGTGATCACCCCGAGTTCGCGCTGTTCATCTGCCTCGCCCTGGGCTACCTCGTGGGCAAGGTGCGCGTCGGCCCCATCACCCTGGGCGGCATCTGCGGCACGCTGATCGTCTCGCTGCTGCTCGGCGCCTGGGCCAAGGTGGTCGTCTCCGACGACGTCAAGACGATCTTCTTCGCGCTCTTCATCTTCTCCCTCGGCTATCTCGCGGGCCCGCAGTTCTTCTCCCACCTCAACCGCGAGAGCCTCCGCTTCTTCGCGCTCTGCGGCATCGAGCTGGTCTGCGTCCTCGGCATCGCGTTCGGCCTCGCCAAGGCCTTCGACCTGGACGTCGGCACGGCGTCGGGCATCCTGGCCGGCGCGGCCACCGAGTCGGCCGTCGTCGGTACGGCGACCGAGGCCATCGGCAAGCTCGACGGCCTCACCCCGGACCAGATCACCCAGTACCAGGGGCACGTGGCCACCGCGTACACGGTCTGCTACCTCTTCGGCCTGATCACCATCGTGCTCTACACCAGCCAGATCATGCCGATGATGCTGCGCATCAACCTGCGGGACGCCTCGCGCGAGCTGTGGGAGAAGATGCGCGGCTCGGGCGGCGGCCTGGAGCCCGACGAGCGCCAGGCACTGCCGGGCATGGTCGGCCGCACCTATCTGGTGACCACGGCCGACGGCGGGACCGTCGGCGACCTGGAGTCGGATCTCGACGGCCGGGTCACCGTCGAGGCCGTCAAGCGGGGCAGCAAGAACCTGACGCCCGCGCCCGGCCTGGCGCTCACCCTCTCCGACCTGGTCCTGGTGGTCGGCCGCCGCGCCAACGTCATCGAGTCCGGTCAGCTCATCGGCCCCGAGACCCCCGGCATCCCCGGCGTCGACACCCCGCTGGCCACCGCCCAGGTCGCCGTCACCGACAAGTCGTCGGACGGCATGAGCGTGGACGACCTCCAGCGCGAGCATCCCGAGTTCATCAAGGACGGCGTGTACGTCACCGACGTACTGCGCGGCGACCAGCATCTGCCCGCGGCCGGCGGCACCACCGTGCACCGCGGCGACGTGCTCACCCTGGTGGGCGCCCGCTCCGGCCTGAACAAGCTGGTCGCGAGGATCGGCTCGGTCGTCAGGAACGACGCCACCGACTTCATCTACCTGGGTCTGGGCATCGCCGCCGGTTCCCTGCTCGGGCAGGTCGTCGTGCACTTCGGCGACGTACCCATGTCGCTGGGCACGGGCGGGGGCTGTCTGATCTCCGGGCTGCTCTTCGGCTGGTTCCGCTCCCGCAAGCAGACCTTCGGGGCGTTCCCGCCGCAGGCCGCGAACACCCTCAAGGACATGGGCCTGGCGATCTTCATCGCCTGTACGGGGCTCGTGTCAGGGCCGCAGGCCTGGCCGCTGCTCAAGGAGTACGGGGCGCTGCTTCCGTTCGCCGGGATCGCGATGGTCCTGGTGCCCGCGACGATCTCGCTCCTCGTCGGCCGCAAGCTCCTGAAGATCGAGAAACCGCTCCTGATCGGTGCCATCGCCGGCCAGCAGTGCTCGACCCCGGCGATCACCTCCGTCACCCAGGTGGCCCAGAGCTCGGTCCCGCTGCTGGGCTACACGATCACGTACGCCCTCTCGAACTTCCTGCTCCCCCTGACCGGGCCGATTCTCGTCGGCGTACTCGGCGCCTGA
- the aspT gene encoding aspartate-alanine antiporter: protein MIDFLNRNIFQPHPELLVFITVAIGFLFGKLRYKAIGLGAVTGCLIAGLLLGAQFKVEIDGTVKNLFFTMFLFALGYKVGPQFFRGLKKDGLPQVLNAVVVCVTGLLICWAFAAMLGYGPGLSAGLLGGALTQSAVIGVAGDAISHLPGLSSAQAKSESNLVAIGYAVTYPLGTILCAMLLANVLPKLYRKDLAAESAALAKELDAPGDNPDLAEGYYEVVLRAYTIQRPDLAGRTIEDFENQQRELGRRVYITRVRREGNILDHDQRLALREGDVVALSALRGSLVEFDARTHIGAETDDVELLGYQTESLHVVVSEKEHLGRTIGDLRREPFMVGVYVDKLYRSGADFPYHLSTKLERGDTLILSGPRRLVDPAGKALGKPVPTSFATDMIWVGLGIFLGGCIGIPALTAGGVPISLSTSGGALIMGLVFGWIRGRYPTYGNVPPGAQWFMDTLGLCLFVAVVGINAGPSFTSGLSTAGWGLLLFGAIATVVPLIVGFVFGHYVQKIRFPILMGVLAGGQTTTAAIGAINESSRSQIPTLGYTIPYAVGNVLLTIWGAVIVLLHH from the coding sequence ATGATCGATTTCCTCAATCGGAACATCTTCCAGCCCCATCCCGAGCTGCTCGTCTTCATCACCGTGGCGATCGGCTTCCTCTTCGGGAAGCTGCGCTACAAGGCCATCGGGCTCGGCGCGGTCACCGGCTGCCTCATCGCGGGGCTGCTGCTCGGCGCGCAGTTCAAGGTCGAGATCGACGGGACGGTGAAGAACCTCTTCTTCACGATGTTCCTCTTCGCCCTCGGCTACAAGGTCGGCCCGCAGTTCTTCCGCGGCCTGAAGAAGGACGGCCTCCCGCAAGTCCTCAACGCGGTCGTCGTCTGTGTGACCGGCCTGCTCATCTGCTGGGCCTTCGCCGCGATGCTCGGCTACGGACCCGGACTCTCGGCGGGGCTCCTCGGCGGCGCGCTCACCCAGTCCGCCGTCATCGGCGTCGCGGGCGACGCGATCTCCCATCTGCCGGGGCTCAGCTCCGCGCAGGCCAAGAGCGAGTCGAACCTCGTCGCCATCGGATACGCGGTGACGTATCCCCTCGGCACGATCCTCTGCGCGATGCTGCTCGCCAACGTCCTGCCCAAGCTCTACCGCAAGGACCTCGCGGCCGAATCCGCGGCGCTGGCCAAGGAGCTGGACGCCCCCGGCGACAACCCCGACCTCGCCGAGGGCTACTACGAGGTCGTCCTGCGCGCCTACACCATCCAGCGCCCCGACCTCGCGGGCCGCACCATCGAGGACTTCGAGAACCAGCAGCGCGAGCTGGGCCGCCGGGTCTACATCACCCGCGTCCGCAGGGAGGGGAACATCCTCGACCACGATCAGCGGCTCGCCCTGCGCGAGGGCGACGTCGTGGCGCTGAGCGCGCTGCGCGGCTCGCTCGTCGAGTTCGACGCCCGCACGCACATCGGCGCCGAGACCGACGACGTCGAACTCCTCGGCTACCAGACCGAGTCACTGCACGTCGTGGTCTCCGAGAAGGAACACCTGGGCAGGACCATCGGGGACCTGCGGCGCGAGCCGTTCATGGTCGGTGTCTACGTCGACAAGCTGTACCGCTCCGGCGCCGACTTCCCGTACCACCTCTCGACGAAGCTGGAGCGCGGCGACACCCTGATCCTCTCCGGCCCCAGACGGCTGGTGGACCCGGCGGGCAAGGCACTCGGCAAGCCCGTCCCGACGTCCTTCGCCACCGACATGATCTGGGTGGGCCTCGGCATCTTCCTCGGCGGCTGCATCGGCATCCCCGCGCTGACCGCGGGCGGCGTGCCGATCTCGCTCTCCACGTCCGGCGGCGCGCTGATCATGGGTCTGGTCTTCGGCTGGATCCGCGGCAGGTATCCGACGTACGGGAACGTCCCGCCCGGTGCCCAGTGGTTCATGGACACGCTCGGGCTCTGCCTGTTCGTGGCGGTCGTCGGCATCAACGCGGGGCCGAGCTTCACCTCCGGCCTGTCGACGGCGGGCTGGGGCCTGCTCCTGTTCGGCGCGATCGCCACGGTGGTCCCGCTGATCGTCGGCTTCGTCTTCGGGCACTACGTCCAAAAAATCCGCTTCCCGATCCTGATGGGCGTCCTCGCGGGCGGCCAGACGACCACCGCGGCGATCGGCGCGATCAACGAATCGTCCCGGTCCCAGATCCCGACGCTCGGCTACACGATCCCGTACGCCGTCGGAAACGTGCTCCTGACCATCTGGGGCGCCGTCATCGTCCTGCTCCACCACTGA
- a CDS encoding bifunctional aspartate transaminase/aspartate 4-decarboxylase, which yields MPKTTFTRAEIQSFAQLSPFELKDKFIQIAQAVQADKPGQKETSSVQMLNAGRGNPNWIATGPREAFYALGYFALAESRRVWTADDLGGMPEKRGSGARFDTFVRQHPDLPGIELLQKCVEYAVKRFGFDRDDFVHELTDSSVGDNYPVPDRMLTHAERIVRGYIADEMFDHKPPPGNLSLFATEGGTAAMCYIFDSLMKNGVLHKGDKIALMVPVFTPYVEIPELDTYEFDVAYVEASMFAEAGVREWRYPEEEVAKLADPDIKMVCLVNPSNPPSLALSRRVADQLQQIVATSNPNLLIVTDDVYGTFVEGFRSVAADLPRNTLLVYSYSKHYGATGWRLGVIGLNDDNVIDELIAALPQPEKDRLAKRYGTLTLEPEKIRFIDRLVADSRQVALNHTSGLSLPQQTMMVLFSLFDMLDEGQAYKLRIRAIVRQRLELLLEGAGMKISDDPHRAAYYIELDLLAEAERTHGKDFADFLEKNYEPVDPLFRLAEQTHVVLLNGGGFEGPEWSVRVSLANLDDLDYLKIGHHLRSIFNDYASEWEASKA from the coding sequence GTGCCCAAGACCACCTTCACCCGCGCGGAAATCCAGTCCTTCGCCCAGCTCAGCCCCTTCGAGCTGAAGGACAAGTTCATCCAGATCGCCCAGGCGGTGCAGGCCGACAAGCCGGGCCAGAAGGAGACGTCCAGCGTCCAGATGCTCAACGCGGGCCGCGGCAACCCCAACTGGATCGCCACCGGCCCCCGCGAGGCGTTCTACGCGCTCGGCTACTTCGCCCTCGCGGAGTCGAGGAGGGTGTGGACCGCCGACGACCTCGGCGGCATGCCGGAGAAGAGGGGATCGGGCGCCCGCTTCGACACCTTCGTGCGGCAGCACCCGGACCTGCCCGGCATCGAGCTGCTCCAGAAGTGCGTCGAGTACGCCGTCAAGCGGTTCGGCTTCGACCGGGACGACTTCGTCCACGAGCTGACGGACAGCTCGGTCGGCGACAACTACCCCGTCCCCGACCGGATGCTGACCCACGCCGAGCGGATCGTGCGCGGCTACATCGCCGACGAGATGTTCGACCACAAGCCCCCGCCGGGCAACCTCAGCCTGTTCGCCACCGAGGGCGGCACGGCCGCGATGTGCTACATCTTCGACTCGCTCATGAAGAACGGGGTCCTGCACAAGGGCGACAAGATCGCCCTGATGGTGCCGGTGTTCACGCCGTACGTCGAGATCCCCGAGCTCGACACGTACGAGTTCGACGTGGCGTACGTCGAGGCCAGCATGTTCGCCGAGGCGGGCGTGCGCGAGTGGCGCTACCCGGAGGAGGAGGTCGCCAAGCTCGCCGACCCCGACATCAAGATGGTCTGCCTGGTCAACCCCTCCAACCCGCCCTCGCTGGCGCTGAGTCGGCGGGTCGCGGACCAGCTCCAGCAGATCGTCGCCACGTCGAACCCGAACCTGCTCATCGTGACGGACGACGTGTACGGAACGTTCGTCGAGGGCTTCCGGTCCGTCGCCGCCGACCTGCCGCGCAACACGCTGCTCGTCTACTCGTACTCCAAGCACTACGGCGCCACCGGCTGGCGGCTCGGCGTGATCGGGCTGAACGACGACAACGTCATCGACGAGCTGATCGCGGCGCTGCCGCAGCCGGAGAAGGACCGGCTCGCCAAGCGGTACGGCACGCTGACGCTGGAGCCGGAGAAGATCAGGTTCATCGACCGTCTGGTCGCGGACTCCCGGCAGGTGGCGCTGAACCACACCTCGGGGCTGTCCCTCCCCCAGCAGACGATGATGGTGCTCTTCTCCCTCTTCGACATGCTCGACGAGGGGCAGGCGTACAAGCTGCGCATCCGCGCGATCGTGCGGCAGCGGCTCGAACTGCTCCTGGAGGGCGCCGGGATGAAGATCTCGGACGATCCGCACCGGGCGGCCTACTACATCGAGCTCGATCTGCTCGCCGAGGCCGAACGCACCCACGGCAAGGACTTCGCCGACTTCCTGGAGAAGAACTACGAGCCGGTCGACCCGCTGTTCCGCCTCGCCGAGCAGACGCACGTGGTGCTCCTGAACGGCGGCGGCTTCGAAGGACCCGAATGGTCGGTGCGGGTGTCGCTCGCGAACCTCGACGACCTCGACTACCTGAAGATCGGGCATCACCTGCGGTCGATCTTCAACGACTACGCGTCGGAGTGGGAGGCGTCGAAGGCGTAG
- a CDS encoding CAP domain-containing protein, whose product MTRTHRRALITGIVLLATTLPACPSPSWAAPAQWRPRPADLIQEVNRRRAGAGCRPVRLRVSLSRAAQRHSTDMSRHKRLSHTGSDGSRPPGRMRAAGFRAGPTGEVIGSGPDTARAAVRMWLRSPSHRTVVLTCRYTDAGVGVARGPGGPWWTLDLAARR is encoded by the coding sequence ATGACTCGTACGCACCGTAGAGCGCTGATCACAGGAATCGTTCTTCTCGCGACGACGCTGCCCGCCTGTCCGTCGCCCTCGTGGGCCGCGCCCGCTCAGTGGCGCCCCCGCCCGGCCGACCTGATCCAAGAGGTCAACCGGCGGCGGGCCGGAGCCGGCTGCCGGCCCGTGCGGCTGCGGGTCTCCCTGAGCCGGGCCGCTCAGCGGCACAGCACCGACATGTCGCGCCACAAGCGCCTCAGCCACACCGGCTCCGACGGCAGCCGCCCGCCGGGACGCATGCGGGCCGCCGGATTCCGGGCCGGTCCGACCGGCGAGGTCATCGGGTCGGGACCGGACACGGCACGCGCCGCCGTACGGATGTGGCTGCGCAGCCCGTCCCACCGGACCGTCGTCCTCACCTGCCGCTACACCGACGCGGGCGTCGGCGTGGCGCGTGGTCCCGGCGGCCCGTGGTGGACGCTGGACCTGGCCGCACGCCGCTGA